One region of Oreochromis aureus strain Israel breed Guangdong linkage group 19, ZZ_aureus, whole genome shotgun sequence genomic DNA includes:
- the LOC116318124 gene encoding phospholipid phosphatase-related protein type 3-like, giving the protein MTSPKNKAKKKPPKDSMTLLPCFYFVELPIVLSSLVSLYFLELTDVLSPAMVGFRCHDRDLSMPYVETGDELIPLLMLLSLAFAGPAASIMMGEGLMYCMQSKLKTCPKSEGSINAGGCSFNSFLRRTVRFVGVHVFGLLATALVTDVIQLATGYHAPFFLTVCQPNYTAPGVSCDNNAYITQDICMGKDQYAIMSARKTFPSQHATLSGFAAVYISMYFNASINSTTKLLKPMLVFAFCMAAGLAGLTQITQHRSHPIDVYVGYVIGAGIGVYLAVYAVGNFKASEEDAPSLQRLASAQQKDGLRVLSQRSHDSLYRKTPRVSESREELGLGSGARSKVRREKASLASLKRASADVELLATSRPMGKETMVTFSNTLPRVANGNSPISPSEEPVTTQRHMTFHVPFDPQRSRQLVSEWKQRSMELRSQSSRDEEEGGDGRDGGGEGGTAAGEGGDQQMPSSLYPTVQANTTTPTGARMVVAPPLVHIPEEASRPPPVSPKSAKTRAKWLSLTEGGGLKEPGTGPIAVSTPRVPNTQPNQPPSQQRVTQVVAMSKQQGQGPTTPSTKTSEGGSSSGPGSNCSESPYYRIPSDRDSCTGSNPGSIAGSGSIVTIDAHAPHHPVVRVSATNGKPWEWRNTISGNMMAADPTGDKHRAALQRQDNVSHYRDYRTLPVKSDSLCSSSASGSAEGGADLPPPPFPTSSSPLPPPPQLSSSPIPPPLPQPSSSPLPPPPLPSSSPMPPPPIHPTSSHMLPPPHPSSQMSPPPLPSSSQMPPPPHPSSSQMPPPPHPSSSPLPPPPHPSSMPPPPHQSCSSMLPPPPHPDLLIDGHNQSLSRTSTLPRRPSVSARSHAEQEHYYKAMQNERML; this is encoded by the exons CTCCCCATCGTCCTATCCTCCTTGGTGTCCCTTTACTTCCTGGAGCTGACAGATGTTTTGTCCCCGGCGATGGTGGGCTTCCGTTGCCATGACCGCGACCTCTCCATGCCCTATGTGGAGACAGGCGATGAGCTCATCCCTCTGTTGATGCTGCTGAGTTTGGCCTTTGCTGGACCTGCAGCTTCT ATTATGATGGGGGAAGGCCTGATGTACTGCATGCAGTCCAAACTGAAGACTTGTCCAAAGTCAGAAGGCAGCATAAATGCTGGAGGCTGCAGCTTCAACTCCTTCCTACGCAGGACCGTGCGATTCGTCG GTGTTCATGTATTCGGTCTCCTGGCAACAGCCCTGGTGACAGATGTCATCCAGTTAGCTACTGGCTACCACGCCCCTTTCTTCCTTACTGTCTGCCAGCCTAATTACACGGCCCCGGGAGTGTCATGTGACAACAATGCCTACATCACACAGGACATCTGCATGGGCAAAGACCAGTATGCTATTATGTCAGCTCG GAAAACATTCCCATCCCAGCATGCAACGCTCTCTGGCTTCGCTGCTGTATATATCTCT aTGTATTTCAACGCCAGCATCAACAGCACTACTAAGTTGCTGAAGCCGATGCTCGTCTTTGCTTTCTGCATGGCAGCAGGCCTCGCTGGCCTGACGCAGATAACTCAACACCGCAGTCACCCAATAGACGTCTACGTGGGATACGTTATAGGAGCCGGCATTGGAGTCTACTTG GCTGTGTACGCTGTGGGAAACTTCAAAGCCTCGGAAGAAGATGCTCCGTCTTTACAGAGACTAGCTTCAGCACAGCAGAAGGATGGCCTGAGGGTGTTGAGTCAGAGGAGCCATGACTCCTTGTACAGGAAGACTCCCAGGGTGTCTGAAAGCAGGGAGGAGCTGGGGTTGGGATCTGGAGCACGGAGTAAGGTGAGGAGGGAGAAGGCATCCCTGGCCTCCCTCAAACGAGCAAGCGCTGATGTGGAGCTTCTGGCGACCAGTCGTCCCATGGGGAAGGAAACCATGGTAACCTTCAGCAACACCTTGCCTCGAGTTGCAAACGGCAACAGCCCCATCTCACCCTCAGAGGAGCCAGTCACCACCCAGCGTCACATGACGTTCCACGTGCCCTTCGACCCACAGAGGTCTCGGCAGCTGGTGTCAGAGTGGAAGCAGCGCTCGATGGAGCTCCGCAGCCAGAGCTCACGAGATGAGGAAGAGGGAGGAGATGGAAGAGACGGAGGAGGTGAAGGAGGCACAGCTGCAGGGGAAGGGGGCGACCAACAAATGCCGTCTTCTCTTTATCCAACAGTGCAAGCCAATACCACCACACCGACTGGAGCCAGGATGGTGGTGGCACCCCCACTTGTTCACATCCCTGAGGAGGCCTCTCGGCCACCTCCTGTTTCCCCTAAGAGTGCCAAGACCCGGGCAAAGTGGCTGTCACtcacagagggaggaggacTAAAAGAGCCTGGAACAGGGCCCATTGCCGTGTCGACTCCCCGTGTGCCCAACACGCAGCCCAACCAGCCTCCCAGCCAGCAAAGAGTCACACAG GTCGTAGCCATGTCAAAGCAGCAGGGTCAAGGACCTACTACTCCTTCCACTAAAACATCAGAAGGCGGCTCCTCCTCTGGTCCTGGCTCCAACTGCTCAGAGTCACCATACTACCGGATACCATCTGATCGAGACAGCTGCACTGGGAGCAACCCAGGGAGCATCGCTGGCAGCGGGAGCATCGTCACAATCGACGCTCATGCCCCTCACCACCCGGTGGTGCGTGTGTCGGCCACTAATGGCAAGCCGTGGGAATGGAGAAACACCATCAGTGGCAACATGATGGCCGCTGACCCGACGGGTGACAAACACCGTGCCGCGCTGCAGCGACAAGACAATGTTAGTCATTACCGGGACTACAGGACACTCCCAGTGAAATCAGACTCCCTGTGCTCCTCCTCGGCCAGTGGCAGTGCCGAAGGAGGAGCTGATCTGCCTCCCCCACCTTTTCCCACCTCCTCATCCCCTCTTCCGCCCCCACCTCAGCTGTCGTCATCCCCTATCCCACCACCACTCCCTCAACCATCTTCCTCGCCCTTGCCTCCCCCTCCACTACCAAGCTCCTCCCCAATGCCTCCGCCTCCAATTCACCCCACCTCCTCCCATATGCTTCCACCTCCTCACCCATCCTCTCAGATGTCTCCACCACCCCTCCCATCTTCCTCTCAAATGCCTCCCCCTCCTCACCCCTCTTCTTCCCAAATGCCCCCACCTCCACACCCATCCTCGTCGCCCTTGCCTCCTCCACCGCATCCCTCGTCCATGCCTCCACCTCCTCACCAGTCTTGCTCCAGCATGCTTCCTCCACCTCCCCACCCTGACTTACTGATAGACGGCCACAACCAGTCATTGTCCCGCACTTCCACCCTGCCCCGTCGGCCGTCTGTGTCCGCCCGAAGCCATGCTGAGCAGGAGCACTACTACAAGGCCATGCAGAACGAGAGGATGTTATAG